From Nocardia sp. NBC_00416:
TGGTCGATCGGTTCGGTTCCCGCCGGGTGCTCATCACGGGCATGTTCATCTGGGCCGCGGCCACCGCGCTGACCCCGTTCGCCGGCGGATTCATCGGCCTGATCCTGCTGCGTATCCTCCTCGGAGCCGGTGAAGCGCCCTGCTTCCCGGCCGCGACCCGGATCGCCAGCCGGTGGTTGCCGGCGCACGAACGCGGTAAAGCACTCGCCATGATCGGTGGCGTCGCCGTTTCGGGCAGCCTGTTGATCGGCGGACCGATCCTCACCCAGCTGATCGCGCTCACCAGCTGGAAGGGCATGTTCTGGGTCCTCGCGATCGCCGGGCTCGTCTGGGTCGCGGTGGCCTTCCCCTTCCTGAAGAACTCGCCGAGCGAGGCGTCGTTCGTCTCCGAAGAGGAACAGCGCTACATCCGGTCGGGTCAGACCGACGGTGAGGACAGCGGCCACGAGTCGAAAGTCGACTGGGGCGAGATCCTGCGCAACCGTAACCTGTGGCTGGTCGGCCTCGGCTACTTCTCGTGGGGCTTCATGTTCTGGGCCTTCATGTACTGGCTCCCGCAGTACCTCGAACACGAATTCGGTCTGTCGATCAAGGCCGTCGGCGGATTCTCGGTGGCACCGTGGGCGGCCGGTGTCGTGGGTGCGCTCGCCGGCGGGATCCTGGTGGACCGCGTGTACAAACGCACCGAGAGCATCCGGTCCCGCTTCGTCATCATCGGCGTGGCACTGCTGCTCGCCGGGGCCTCGATCGCCCCGATCGTGTTCTTCCCCGGCAATCTCACGATCGCGCTGATCTGCATCTCGGCCGGCGTCGGCTTCGGCTTCGTCACCGGCGGTATCTGGTGGGTGGCCTCGATCGACGCCGCACCGTCGCAGCCCGGTACGGCCGCCGGTTTCGCGGACGCCTGTTTCGCGCTGTCGGGCATCATCGCGCCGACGGTCATGGGCTTCATCGTGGGCCGGACGGGCACTTACAACGGTGGCTTCCTGGTCATGACGATCCTGTGCCTGGTGGGTGCGGTCGCGATGCTGTTCTTCACCAAGGAACCGGAACGCGAACCGGCCGCAGTGGTTCCGGGCGCGCCGAAAGGCGAGTTCACCACCGCGAAATAACTGCCCGGGCCCCGGTGTGATCCGCCGGGCAGGGCGAGGGCGTGCGCCCCACGTGACGATGAGGGTCACGTGGGGCGTACGCGTATTCCGTGCGGAAGTCGCGCGGAGACAGGCTCACTCACGCAACGACTGACCGATCCGCGCCGCCTGCAGGTTGAGGTGATGTCGTTCGGCCAGGTTGGGGGCCACTTCGGCGGCGTCGGCGTACAGCCGTGCCGCGGTCGGCAGGTCGCCCGCCTTCTCGTGCAGGTAGGCCGCGGCCGCGGTGTGGCGGGGCAGGCCGGGGTCCACCGCCGCCAGGGCCGCGAGCCCGGCCCCGGGACCGTCGGCCTCGCCGACTGCGACGGCCCGGTTGAGTTGCACGACCGGGCTCCCGGTGAGCCGGAGCAGCTCGTCGTACCAGTCGACGATCTGCACCCAGTCGGTCTCCTCCGCGCGCGGCGCATCGGCGTGCAGGGCGGCGACCGCGGCCTGCGCCTGGAACTCGCCGAGGCGGTCCCGGGCCAGTGCCGCCTGCAGGATGGCGACGCCCTCCGCGATGAGCGAGGTGTCCCAGCGGGAGCGGTCCTGCTCGGCCAGCGCGACCAAGCTGCCGTCGCGGCGCGTTCGCGCCGCTCGCCGGGCGTGATGCAGCAACATCAATGCCAGCAGCCCCGCGGTCTCCTCGTCGTCGGTCATCGACGCCAACTGCCGGGTGAGCCGGATCGCCTCGGCCGCCAGGTCGACGTCGCCGGTATAGCCCTCGTTGAAGACCAGATAGAGCACTCGTAGCACGGTCGCGAGGTCACCGGGCTCGGCGAATCGGACGTCGCGAACCGTGCGTTTGGCCCGGCTGATCCGCTGCGCCATCGTCGCCTCGGGCACCAGATAGGCCCGTGCGATCTGCCGGGTGGTCAGACCGCCCACCGCGCGCAGCGTGAGGGCCACCGCGGCGGCCGGGGTCAGCGACGGATGGGCGCAGAGGAAGAAGAGCTGCAAGGTGTCGTCCGCCGACTCGGTAGGTCCGGGGGGCGGTTCGGCTTCGATCCGCTGCTCCCGGTCGCGGCGCGCAGCCGCGGAGCGGTGCGCGTCGAGGAACTTGCGCCAGGCGACCGTGACGAGCCAGCCCTTCGGGTCGGCGAGGGGCTGACCGGGCCAGGTGAGCGCGGCCTGGATGAGTGCCTCCTGCACGGCGTCCTCGGCCGTCGCGAAGTCGACTCCGCGATGCACGAGGACACCGATCACCGCGGGCGTCAGCTCCCGCAGCAGCAGTTCGTCCATCACCCGATCCTCCCCCGAATGCGCCCTGACCGGTCCGTCACTCGGTGACCGTCGGCGGTGCGCTCATGATCGGGCGCACCTCCAGCCACTCGTGGATCGGCCGACCGCCGGCGCCGGGGGCCGCCGACAACTCGGCGGCGAGTTCGAGTGCGCGGTCGTAGGTGTCGACGTCGATCATCGTCCAACCGGCGATCAGATCCTTGGTCTCCGCGAAAGGTCCGTCGGTGACCGGCGGCCGGCCCGCCCCGCCGGAGCGGACGAACGTGCCCTCCGACGAGAGGGCCTGGCTGTCGACGAACTCGCCGGTCTGCTCGAGCCGGGCTGCGAAATCGGTCATGTACTGCACGTGGTCTTCGACCTCTTGCTGGGTCCACTGGTCCATCGGGACCGCGTTCACCGCTTCGGGGGCGCCGCGATAGTGCTTGAGAAGCAGGTACTTCGCCATGTTGGTCTCCTCGGTCCGGTTGCGGCCACGGTGACCGCTTCCGCCCCTGGGACGGAACCGCCGTGCCGTTCTCGACATCCTCCGCCAAGTCTTTCTTCGGCACGTCCGGGCGGAGCGCTGCCCGGCGGCCACCAGGTCCTGGGTCGGTACCACTGGCCGGTAGACGCACCCGCCGCCGAGTGATCCGTATCACACCATGTCAGGATTCCCGCCCCAGCGGTGTCTTGTGCTCGACCCCCTCGGAGCAAAGGAGACATCATGGGCAAGAACATCGAAGTGGTCGTGATCGGCGGCGGGTATGCCGGAGTGATGGCAGCCAATCGCCTGACCCAGCGTGACGACGTGACGGTGACCGTGATCAACCCTCGGCCGGTCTTCGTCCCGCGGCTGCGTCTGCACCAGCTGGTCGGCGGGACCCACGACGCGGTCGTCGACTACCGGGAAGTCCTGGCCGAAGGCGTCCGGCTGGTCGTCGACAGCGCGGCACATATCGACGCGCCCGGGCGCAGCGTGACGCTGACCGCGGGCGGCACTGTCGGGTACGACTATCTGATCTACGCGGTGGGCAGCGACAGCGCAGGCCCGCACGTGCCGGGCGCGGCCGAATTCGCCCACCCGATCGCGACTCTGGAGGCGGCCCGGCGGGCGCGTTCAGTGCTGTGGGACACCCCGGCGACGACCCCGGTGACGGTCGTCGGGGGCGGTCCGTCCGGTATCGAGACCGCCGCGGAGCTGGCAGAGCAGGGCCGCGCCGTGACGTTGATCTGCGGTGGTGAACTCGGCCCGTACCTGCACCCCCGGGCTCGGCGAACCGCCCGCAAGTATCTTGCCGGGCTGGGCGCCGACATCCTCGAAGGCCCCGGTGCGTCGGTCACGGCGGTGACACCGGAAGCCGTGGAACTCGCCGACGGCCGCACGGTGGCGAGCCGGATCACCATCTGGACCGTGGGCTTCGGTGTGCCAGATCTGGCGGCCCGCAGCGGGCTGCGCACCGACGCGACCGGGCGCCTGCTCACCAGCGAAACGCTGACCAGTGTCGACGACGAGCGCATCGTCGCGGCCGGCGACTCGTCGGCGCCGTCGGACCTTCCCTTCCGGATGAGCGCCTACGCCGCGGGATGCCTCGGCGCCCATGCCGCCGACACCGTGCTGAACCGGATCGCCGGCCGGGCGGCCGCACCGATCGACCTGTCGTTCCCCGCCATGTGCATCAGCTTCGGCCGCGGTGCGGGTATCTTCCAGCTCGCCCACAAGGACGACACGGCGATGGGCCTCTACTTCACCGGGCCGGTGGGCAGGAAGCTCAAGGAGATCTCGTGCGCCGCGAGCGTCGCACACCTGGTGACCGAAGCACGCAAGCCCGGTTCACACTCCTGGCCCAAGGACGGCAAGCACCGGCCGCGGTTGCTGCAAGCGGCACGCGACCTTCCGGCGACGCCGGCCGCCGAGGACACCGGAATCCCCGTCGCCGCGCTCGGCGACCGGTGACTTCGACTATCCGAGATATGGCCCGACTCCGACCGTGCAGGTGTATCGCATGCGCGTCGTCGCCGAAGCCCGGCGGCACCGGATCGACCGGGCGCCGACGAGACAGGAGAGATCCATGCGAACAGGTGAGCCCGGCGGGCAGCGGTGCACCGACAGCGCGGCCGCCGCTGCTGACGGCGGCGGCGGCGACCGCACCACAATAGAAGCGACGGAAACGTTCCTCGCCCACCGAAATCTGCTGTTCACCGTCGCCTACGAGATGCTCGGGTCGGCGGCCGACGCCGACGACGTCCTCCAGGAAACCTGGTTGCGCTGGGTCGGGATCGATCCGGCGCACGTCGACGAGGCTCGCGCGTATCTGGTCCGGATCACGACCCGGCAAGCGCTGAACCGACTGCGGTCCGTGAAACGCCGCAGAGAGGCGTACGTGGGATCCTGGCTACCGGAGCCGTTGCTCACCACACCGGATGTGGCCGCCGACTTCGAGCTCGCCGAAAGCGTGTCGATGGCGTTGATGCTCGTCCTCGAGACACTGACCCCGACCGAACGCGCGGTATACGTACTGCGCGAGGCGTTCGGAGTCGACTACGACGAGATAGCGGCCGCTGTCGGCAAGACCCCCGCCGCCGTACACCAGATCGCCCACCGTGCCCGACGCCATGTCGAAGCCCGCCGCCCGCGCCGTTCGGTCACCGCGGGCCAAGCCGAGGCGGCTCTCGACGCCTTCCGGCGGGCGGTCGACACCCGGGACCTACAAGGTCTGCTCGATGTGCTGGCCCCCGACGTCGTCTCGATCAGCGACGGTGGCGGTATCAAGCAGGCCGCGCCACGGCCGATCATCGGCGCGGACAAGGTGGCCCGCTTCATCGTCGGCGGCCTCACCAAGAACAACGTCGCACTCACCACCGAGCCGACCACGGTCAACGGCAGCCCCGCACTGGCTGTGCACTTCGACGGGGTGCTCGACGGCGTCATCGCGATCCGGATCGAGCAGCAGCGCATCATCGGCCTCTACTACGTCCGCAACCCGCAGAAATTGACCCACCTCGGGTCCGAGACCCCGCTCACCCTGCGATGACACCGAGTCGCACTACGACGGAGCGTTATTCGTGCGGGGGCTCGCCGGTGATGAGGTGGTCGGCGTGGCTGAGCCCCTCCCGGATCACGCGGGTGATGTGGCCGCCGTGCAGGCGGTAGATGATGCGGCGGCCCTCTTTACGAGTATCGACCAGTCCCGTGAAGCGGAGTTTGGCCAGATGCTGGCTCACCGCGGTGCGGGAGGCGCCGCACGCGTCGACCAACGCGGTGACATCGGCTTCGCCATGGGTGAGCAGCCACAGGATGTGCAGGCGGGTGGGGTCGGCCAGCATCTGGAACATGCCACCCGCGGCCTCGAGGCGGGCGGCGTCCGGGGAGACCGGGTGGGTGAGGCTGGCCGGTGCCGGCGCGGGTTCGTCTGCACGCTCGGCCATCGTCGTCACCACTTTCATCGGACCAGCACAGCCGCCGCGGCGGGCTGGTGCGCGGGCCACACGCGTGCGGCTGTGATGGACCCGAGTGTAGCCAGCAGGGCCAGGACCACCATGGAAAACGTATGGCCGGCCGCGGCCGCGACCCATCCGGCGATCGGATAGGTGAGCAGGAAGCAGGCGTGCGAAAGGGAGAACTGCGCGGTGAACACGGCCTGACGTCCGGGTTCGCCGGAGTGCCGGCGCAGCAGCCGCGCCGCCGGGGTGCTGATCATCGAGGTTCCCGCGCCGAGTGCGAGCCAGGCCGCCACCAGGATCGTCCAGCCGACCCCCGGGCCGGGTCGGACGGCCGGCAGCAAGGCGGAAAAGAGCAGCGCGGCGGGGACGACAGTCGCGCCGGTGAGCATCAGACTCCGCTCGGGCAGGTCGGCGAGCAGACCTGGCAACAGCAGCGCGACCAGCATCGATCCGGCGCCGAAGCAGCCCAATGCGACCGCCGTCCCGGTATCGGTGCCGTGCAGCAGATCGCGAACGAAGACCACGGTATCGACCATCACCAGCCCGGTTCCGCTGGCTACCACCAGGTTCAGCGCCAGCAGGCCCCGCAGCGCCGGGTGCGAACCCAGCACC
This genomic window contains:
- a CDS encoding MFS transporter; translation: MKTRWWTIAIILGLVVVNYIDRSAISFAASHLRDEFGITTAQYGIISSAFSIGYMLFALLSGPLVDRFGSRRVLITGMFIWAAATALTPFAGGFIGLILLRILLGAGEAPCFPAATRIASRWLPAHERGKALAMIGGVAVSGSLLIGGPILTQLIALTSWKGMFWVLAIAGLVWVAVAFPFLKNSPSEASFVSEEEQRYIRSGQTDGEDSGHESKVDWGEILRNRNLWLVGLGYFSWGFMFWAFMYWLPQYLEHEFGLSIKAVGGFSVAPWAAGVVGALAGGILVDRVYKRTESIRSRFVIIGVALLLAGASIAPIVFFPGNLTIALICISAGVGFGFVTGGIWWVASIDAAPSQPGTAAGFADACFALSGIIAPTVMGFIVGRTGTYNGGFLVMTILCLVGAVAMLFFTKEPEREPAAVVPGAPKGEFTTAK
- a CDS encoding RNA polymerase sigma factor; amino-acid sequence: MDELLLRELTPAVIGVLVHRGVDFATAEDAVQEALIQAALTWPGQPLADPKGWLVTVAWRKFLDAHRSAAARRDREQRIEAEPPPGPTESADDTLQLFFLCAHPSLTPAAAVALTLRAVGGLTTRQIARAYLVPEATMAQRISRAKRTVRDVRFAEPGDLATVLRVLYLVFNEGYTGDVDLAAEAIRLTRQLASMTDDEETAGLLALMLLHHARRAARTRRDGSLVALAEQDRSRWDTSLIAEGVAILQAALARDRLGEFQAQAAVAALHADAPRAEETDWVQIVDWYDELLRLTGSPVVQLNRAVAVGEADGPGAGLAALAAVDPGLPRHTAAAAYLHEKAGDLPTAARLYADAAEVAPNLAERHHLNLQAARIGQSLRE
- a CDS encoding YciI family protein gives rise to the protein MAKYLLLKHYRGAPEAVNAVPMDQWTQQEVEDHVQYMTDFAARLEQTGEFVDSQALSSEGTFVRSGGAGRPPVTDGPFAETKDLIAGWTMIDVDTYDRALELAAELSAAPGAGGRPIHEWLEVRPIMSAPPTVTE
- a CDS encoding NAD(P)/FAD-dependent oxidoreductase — translated: MGKNIEVVVIGGGYAGVMAANRLTQRDDVTVTVINPRPVFVPRLRLHQLVGGTHDAVVDYREVLAEGVRLVVDSAAHIDAPGRSVTLTAGGTVGYDYLIYAVGSDSAGPHVPGAAEFAHPIATLEAARRARSVLWDTPATTPVTVVGGGPSGIETAAELAEQGRAVTLICGGELGPYLHPRARRTARKYLAGLGADILEGPGASVTAVTPEAVELADGRTVASRITIWTVGFGVPDLAARSGLRTDATGRLLTSETLTSVDDERIVAAGDSSAPSDLPFRMSAYAAGCLGAHAADTVLNRIAGRAAAPIDLSFPAMCISFGRGAGIFQLAHKDDTAMGLYFTGPVGRKLKEISCAASVAHLVTEARKPGSHSWPKDGKHRPRLLQAARDLPATPAAEDTGIPVAALGDR
- a CDS encoding RNA polymerase sigma-70 factor; this translates as MRTGEPGGQRCTDSAAAAADGGGGDRTTIEATETFLAHRNLLFTVAYEMLGSAADADDVLQETWLRWVGIDPAHVDEARAYLVRITTRQALNRLRSVKRRREAYVGSWLPEPLLTTPDVAADFELAESVSMALMLVLETLTPTERAVYVLREAFGVDYDEIAAAVGKTPAAVHQIAHRARRHVEARRPRRSVTAGQAEAALDAFRRAVDTRDLQGLLDVLAPDVVSISDGGGIKQAAPRPIIGADKVARFIVGGLTKNNVALTTEPTTVNGSPALAVHFDGVLDGVIAIRIEQQRIIGLYYVRNPQKLTHLGSETPLTLR
- a CDS encoding ArsR/SmtB family transcription factor: MAERADEPAPAPASLTHPVSPDAARLEAAGGMFQMLADPTRLHILWLLTHGEADVTALVDACGASRTAVSQHLAKLRFTGLVDTRKEGRRIIYRLHGGHITRVIREGLSHADHLITGEPPHE